In Torulaspora globosa chromosome 1, complete sequence, a genomic segment contains:
- a CDS encoding Rho GTPase-activating protein (ancestral locus Anc_5.471), whose amino-acid sequence MTNSGSGAVAPTKSPISQLWKQLGGNPKSMSTDSLSLPSPVEPDHRLNSEMGAVHMPVLSPKENSGEFGSSNKRLSGVWGASSPSSNEYRMYRDNFLSNRHGFTGRVFGVSLSESLSVASAEVIVQSELVSFGRIPIVVAKCGAYLKANALETSGIFRIAGNSKRVKELQYIFSSPPDYGSKFVDWDAYTVHDVASLLRRFLNNLEEPLIPLDLYEAFRKPLRDRPRILRHMAKQVVPSPAAENEDTILLRRPDTATDKDDRDNDGDEEKEEDDPAVAEEKKRKSQRHRKRLIRDIKAAIKDYENLFISISNDTKQLTIYLLDLLSLFARQSQFNLMSGRNLAAIFQPSILSHPQHDMDPREYELSRLVTEFLIEYSYKLLPHLLRLARDEQQRPIQQGRENGELEAPKPRKLVVTNENNESVTVSPSAPIDIPALDSSAAQDNPPTSTTVAPNTTTFESPTKSSTRQPLKVPKIRRPHSRSIGSAPVPPDVIASSRRRSRLFPWLPKPGILSDNGGDFTATEEEGDESNFDDENRETMVSSPVSAQSTSLPRHHLHIPPMNRTFSGNSTTSSLTRRPMSAILGGSRNGSMDALENASANQANESTLARTTLLEDSETEEGTTRSRKRDSWFQRLRSRSRSNTRS is encoded by the coding sequence ATGACGAATAGTGGCAGTGGGGCTGTTGCCCCTACAAAATCCCCGATATCTCAGCTTTGGAAGCAGCTGGGTGGGAACCCAAAGAGCATGTCGACAGACTCGTTGAGCTTACCGTCACCAGTGGAGCCGGATCATCGTTTGAACAGTGAGATGGGAGCAGTACATATGCCAGTGCTGTCGCCGAAGGAGAACTCTGGGGAGTTCGGCAGCTCGAATAAGCGACTGTCGGGCGTGTGGGGCGCCTCGTCGCCAAGTTCCAATGAGTACAGGATGTACCGTGACAACTTCCTTTCCAATCGTCACGGGTTCACAGGAAGGGTGTTTGGGGTATCGCTCTCAGAGTCGCTCAGCGTCGCCAGTGCGGAAGTGATAGTGCAGAGCGAATTGGTCAGTTTTGGCAGGATCCCCATCGTCGTGGCAAAGTGTGGGGCGTACCTCAAGGCAAACGCGCTGGAGACGTCAGGTATCTTTCGTATTGCCGGTAACAGTAAGAGAGTTAAGGAATTGCAGTACATCTTCTCTTCACCTCCAGATTACGGATCAAAGTTTGTCGATTGGGACGCTTACACGGTCCACGATGTGGCATCATTGCTCAGACGGTTCCTGAATAATCTGGAAGAGCCGTTGATACCTTTGGATCTGTATGAAGCGTTCAGGAAGCCTCTAAGAGATAGGCCGCGAATTCTGAGACACATGGCAAAACAGGTAGTCCCTTCCCCCGCTGCTGAGAACGAAGACACCATTCTTCTACGACGTCCAGATACGGCGACGGATAAAGATGATAGAGACAATGAtggtgatgaagagaaagaagaggacgatCCTGCTGTAGcggaagagaagaagagaaaaagccaaagaCATAGGAAACGGCTTATCCGAGATATAAAAGCGGCCATTAAAGACTATGAAAACCTTTTCATTTCCATCTCCAATGACACCAAACAGTTGACTATCTACCTGCTGGACCTTCTGAGTTTGTTCGCCAGACAATCTCAGTTCAATCTTATGTCGGGGCGTAATCTGGCAGCCATTTTTCAGCCCTCCATTTTATCGCATCCGCAACACGATATGGATCCTAGAGAATACGAGCTATCGCGACTAGTGACTGAATTCCTGATAGAGTACTCTTATAAACTATTACCGCACCTCTTAAGGCTTGCGAGAGATGAACAACAGCGACCAATACAACAAGGGAGGGAAAATGGGGAATTGGAAGCTCCCAAACCACGAAAGTTGGTCGTTACGAATGAAAATAATGAAAGTGTAACAGTATCGCCGTCGGCCCCTATTGATATTCCTGCGTTGGACAGTAGCGCAGCACAGGATAACCCTCCGACATCAACCACTGTTGCTCCAAACACGACAACATTCGAGTCGCCCACTAAGAGCTCTACTAGACAGCCGTTGAAAGTACCGAAGATAAGGAGACCTCATTCCAGATCTATTGGATCGGCCCCTGTTCCTCCAGATGTTATCGCCAGTAGCAGAAGACGCTCTCGACTGTTCCCTTGGTTACCAAAACCAGGCATCTTAAGCGATAACGGCGGTGACTTTACTGCcaccgaggaagaaggtgaTGAATCCAActtcgatgacgaaaatcGTGAGACCATGGTTAGCTCCCCAGTGAGTGCTCAGTCAACTTCTCTACCACGGCACCATCTGCATATACCGCCGATGAACAGAACTTTCAGTGGAAATAGCACAACTTCATCTCTCACAAGACGGCCTATGTCTGCCATATTAGGTGGAAGTAGAAACGGCTCGATGGATGCCTTAGAAAATGCAAGTGCAAACCAGGCTAACGAATCCACTCTCGCCAGGACGACCTTACTAGAAGACAGCGAAACTGAAGAGGGTACGACAAGATCTCGCAAAAGGGACTCGTGGTTTCAAAGGTTACGGAGTAGATCAAGATCGAATACAAGGTCGTGA
- the IDH2 gene encoding isocitrate dehydrogenase (NAD(+)) IDH2 (ancestral locus Anc_5.473) gives MLRSQICRRAVNRLLATAPKQPSIGRFTGKPNPTTGKYTVSFIEGDGVGPEISKSVKTIFAAAKVPIEWESCPVTPLLVNGVTTIPEQAQESINRNLVALKGPLATPIGKGHRSMNLTLRKTFGLFANVRPARSVEGFKTTYDNVDLVLIRENTEGEYAGIEHVIVPGVVQSIKLITREASERVIRYAFEYARAVGRPRLVVVHKSTIQRLADGLFVTVAKEMAHEFPDIKLQTELIDNTVLNVVSNPAQYSDAVSVCPNLYGDILSDLNSGLSAGSLGLTPSGNIGHKVSIFEAVHGSAPDIAGQNKANPTALLLSSVMMLNHMGLYEHANKIQNAVLSTIAAGPETRTADLAGSATTSSFTEAVIKRL, from the coding sequence ATGTTAAGATCTCAGATTTGCAGACGTGCGGTTAACAGGCTGTTAGCAACAGCTCCAAAACAACCTAGTATCGGTAGATTCACGGGTAAGCCCAACCCTACGACTGGTAAATACACAGTGTCGTTTATTGAAGGTGATGGTGTTGGACCAGAGATTTCCAAGTCGGTGAAGACGATCTTTGCGGCTGCAAAGGTGCCAATTGAGTGGGAAAGCTGTCCGGTGACGCCATTGTTGGTGAACGGGGTTACTACTATCCCAGAACAGGCTCAGGAGTCCATTAATCGTAATTTGGTTGCTCTGAAAGGGCCATTGGCTACTCCAATTGGTAAGGGCCACAGATCTATGAACCTGACTTTGAGGAAGACGTTTGGATTATTCGCCAACGTTCGTCCCGCTAGATCTGTCGAAGGCTTCAAGACTACCTACGATAACGTCGATCTAGTGCTTATCAGAGAGAATACAGAAGGTGAATACGCAGGCATTGAGCACGTGATTGTACCGGGAGTGGTTCAGTCTATCAAATTGATCACCAGAGAGGCCTCTGAGAGGGTTATCAGATATGCATTCGAGTATGCCAGGGCTGTCGGCAGACCCAGATTGGTTGTTGTCCATAAATCCACGATTCAGAGATTGGCAGACGGGTTGTTCGTCACTGTGGCCAAGGAAATGGCACATGAATTCCCAGACATCAAGTTGCAGACCGAGTTGATCGACAACACTGTGTTGAACGTTGTCTCTAACCCCGCTCAGTACTCGGATGCCGTCTCAGTGTGTCCAAACTTGTACGGCGACATTTTGTCCGACTTGAACTCGGGTCTGAGCGCTGGGTCTCTTGGTTTGACTCCATCGGGTAACATCGGTCACAAAGTTTCCATCTTCGAGGCGGTTCACGGGTCAGCGCCTGACATTGCTGGCCAAAACAAGGCCAACCCGACTGCTCTTCTGCTATCCTCTGTTATGATGTTGAACCACATGGGATTGTACGAGCATGCTAACAAAATTCAGAACGCCGTTCTTTCGACTATCGCAGCGGGCCCAGAGACAAGAACTGCTGATTTGGCAGGTTCTGCTACTACCTCTTCCTTCACCGAAGCTGTCATCAAGAGGTTGTAA
- the UBA2 gene encoding E1 ubiquitin-activating protein UBA2 (ancestral locus Anc_5.472), with amino-acid sequence MARESNIVKIVGKENFQRLRSLRCLIVGAGGIGSELLKDCILMGFGEIHIVDLDTIDLSNLNRQFLFRHRDIKQPKSTTAVKAVQHFNNSKLIPYQGNIMDTVQFPLRWFDQFDIIFNGLDNLAARRYVNKIAQFISKPLLESGTSGFDGYIQPIIPGETECFDCTKKETPKTFPVCTIRSTPSQPVHCIVWAKNFLFNQLFNEETSSVDETSTDWGTENKEEIERIRQETNELHELRQIILSRSEEHIKDILTKLFVKDIEKLLRIDNLWKTRTKPAVLAQSLIEDASQAVMSEAQSLSSLWDIREQIIQFFAITKKLMQRVHNGETNIEFDKDDEDTLLFVATAANIRSHIFNIPMKTVFDIKQIAGNIIPAIATTNAIIAGLSTLTALRVLNLLPYEPTKKSTDLNMAFTAKASNLSKDRYITNPKLAPPNPSCPVGGKVCRGVIKITQEGLNEIKLSKLITIIRQKYQYPEEISVVDTNNQRLLADFDFDDLMERTLSQVNLHDGSVILFSDEEGTAEATYRKSLELYIEVIDGSLEGGIRLPDVEVPTIAVPQNIADIDHAEKKQEKSINDESVIDVDFDEKSEAPCAKRRAPEKAPENALKRVRKDEEYVDGLIELD; translated from the coding sequence ATGGCTAGGGAATCGAATATTGTCAAGATCGTTGGTAAAGAGAATTTCCAAAGGTTACGCTCTCTGAGATGTCTCATTGTGGGTGCGGGCGGCATTGGATCCGAATTACTGAAAGATTGCATATTGATGGGATTTGGAGAGATTCATATCGTTGACTTGGATACTATTGATCTGTCAAATCTGAATAGACAGTTCCTTTTCAGGCACCGCGATATTAAACAGCCAAAATCGACCACTGCGGTAAAGGCTGTGCAACACTTCAATAATTCCAAATTGATCCCATATCAAGGTAATATAATGGACACTGTGCAGTTCCCATTAAGGTGGTTTGACCAGTTTGACATAATTTTCAATGGATTGGATAACCTTGCTGCTAGGCGTTATGTCAACAAGATTGCCCAGTTTATCTCGAAACCCTTGCTGGAGTCGGGAACTTCAGGCTTTGATGGATACATTCAGCCAATAATACCGGGTGAGACCGAATGTTTTGATTGtacaaagaaagagacgCCAAAGACCTTCCCTGTTTGCACTATTAGGTCGACGCCATCTCAACCAGTTCATTGCATTGTGTGGGCCAAAaactttctcttcaatcaaCTTTTCAACGAAGAGACATCGTCAGTAGATGAGACTTCTACTGATTGGGGTACAGAGAACAAAGAGGAGATTGAACGAATCAGACAGGAGACCAATGAGCTTCATGAATTACGCCAAATTATCTTATCTAGGAGTGAGGAACATATCAAGGATATCCTGACAAAGCTCTTTGTGAAAGATATCGAGAAGTTGCTGCGAATCGATAATCTTTGGAAGACAAGAACCAAACCAGCTGTATTGGCCCAATCTCTGATAGAAGATGCGTCGCAAGCTGTCATGAGTGAGGCGCAGAGTTTAAGCTCCCTGTGGGATATCAGAGAGCAGATCATCCAGTTTTTTGCGATCACTAAGAAATTGATGCAGAGAGTTCACAATGGCGAGACTAACATAGAGTTTGATaaagatgatgaggataCGTTACTATTTGTGGCAACTGCCGCTAACATTCGTTCACATATTTTTAACATTCCTATGAAGACTGTATTCGACATAAAGCAAATCGCAGGAAATATCATTCCCGCCATAGCAACCACTAATGCGATTATCGCAGGTTTGTCGACTTTAACAGCTTTGCGTGTTCTGAACCTGTTGCCGTATGAACCAACCAAAAAATCGACAGATCTCAACATGGCGTTCACTGCTAAGGCAAGTAACCTTTCAAAGGATCGGTATATTACGAATCCAAAACTGGCCCCTCCGAATCCATCTTGCCCCGTGGGTGGAAAGGTATGTCGAGGAGTTATCAAAATTACACAAGAAGGTCTCAATGAGATCAAACTGTCTAAACTGATTACAATTATTCGTCAGAAGTATCAATATCCCGAGGAAATTTCGGTGGTTGATACTAACAACCAAAGATTGCTGGCAGACTTCGATTTTGATGACCTTATGGAACGTACTCTATCGCAGGTCAATCTACATGATGGTTCAGTTATCCTTTtttcagatgaagaaggaaCGGCTGAAGCAACCTATCGGAAATCACTAGAACTTTACATTGAAGTTATCGACGGCTCGCTAGAAGGTGGGATCCGACTACCTGACGTTGAAGTGCCTACGATTGCGGTACCGCAGAATATTGCTGATATCGACCATGCTGAGAAAAAACAAGAGAAGTCCATAAACGATGAAAGCGTCATAGATGTGGATTTTGATGAGAAGAGTGAAGCACCGTGTGCTAAACGTCGAGCACCCGAAAAGGCCCCAGAGAACGCTTTGAAAAGAGttcgaaaagatgaagaatatgTTGATGGATTGATTGAACTCGATTGA
- the SFL1 gene encoding Sfl1p (ancestral locus Anc_5.476), with the protein MAQRQQQQQMQLQMQCHEENNGSIRKSSILAGNPASNQAAGGNAGGSSGGSGVHGPLQNTVFIHKLYNILEDEDLKDLIWWSPSGTSFLIRPTEKFSRALATYFKHTNIASFVRQLNMYGFHKVSNDHSKDVQQQQQQQTQPGPETAGESIKIWEFRHSMGIFKRGDIEGLKLIKRRSSRNIATLNGRKNSASAVSLGPTHPQIEESDAAKQQRSQQQPSVPPAPPPAPPPQQQQWQTAQQRQQSQFIVSAEEEAQQQSQVGLTAYPSSESVFNQQFQQQQLETRFAELCQSYSGLRYEYSNLQYRHDGLLEQLRVMNVDVAKLLDFVQSLVSLQGSNCDIFNEKNLKGDPAKLQQFRQHQHEMTALEQEMQKFKANLMQRFQKNLETLQQQQQHNPSVPQQPPHVLQYGANMLHGHATPSISKDMRPVSGSSIPSNSSAAAAFVPHLFSVPSAPTGAIFQQTGPLISQPDHFSSPRIVMMNPFETTGQSSTVKRNMSILMDPLSSAPNVGGVTVSPSRPIPGTLGSQIPRNPSPLVNSSRPPKQEPPLHTNYSNQQTQINAHTKRTSRISVKDGTFLLKPNKNSTLSTKRSSVNSDCSSRSDSAAMLPTSGSGLATSTVETVGPRDSSAIGLPFRTFYSHGTNGDQAKEDPTKNENLPSRLGTYVTLHNAGSFAPPRSTQTSPKQFELKKSNLEASDQTEPAQQTILSPMPSRSDIQNRRASSGVYSLLNTEAASPRSSTELDTNPKKKTKL; encoded by the coding sequence ATGGCACAGCggcagcaacagcagcagatgcaGTTACAGATGCAATGCCATGAAGAGAACAACGGCAGCATACGCAAGTCATCGATTCTGGCGGGGAATCCGGCGAGCAATCAAGCGGCTGGTGGAAACGCCGGTGGTAGTTCCGGTGGTTCCGGTGTTCATGGACCGCTGCAGAACACGGTTTTCATTCACAAGTTGTACAATATcctggaagatgaagaccTGAAAGACCTGATCTGGTGGTCCCCTTCGGGGACCTCTTTTCTTATAAGGCCCACGGAGAAGTTCAGCAGGGCTTTGGCTACCTATTTCAAGCATACCAACATTGCCAGCTTTGTTCGGCAGCTGAACATGTACGGCTTCCACAAGGTTTCCAACGATCATAGCAAGGATgtgcagcagcagcagcagcagcagacgCAGCCGGGGCCCGAGACTGCGGGCGAAAGCATCAAGATCTGGGAGTTTAGACACAGCATGGGGATCTTCAAAAGAGGCGATATCGAGGGCCtcaagctcatcaagaGGCGATCGTCAAGAAACATCGCGACTCTCAACGGCAGGAAGAATTCAGCTTCGGCCGTCTCTCTGGGTCCGACGCACCCTCAGATAGAAGAGTCCGATGCGGCTAAGCAGCAACGatctcagcagcaaccGTCGGTTCCTCCGGCGCCGCCGCCGGCACCTCCaccgcagcagcagcagtggCAGACCGCCcagcagcggcagcagTCACAGTTTATTGTCAGcgcagaggaagaagctcaGCAGCAATCGCAAGTGGGTCTCACGGCTTACCCTTCATCGGAGTCCGTGTTCAATCAGCAAtttcagcaacagcagTTAGAGACAAGATTTGCCGAGTTGTGTCAAAGCTACAGCGGATTGCGCTACGAGTATTCGAATCTCCAATACAGGCACGACGGGCTTCTAGAGCAGTTGAGAGTCATGAATGTCGACGTGGCGAAACTTCTCGATTTTGTACAGAGCCTTGTTTCTTTGCAAGGCTCCAACTGTGATATATTTAATGagaagaatttgaaagGCGATCCGGCTAAGTTACAACAGTTTCGCCAACACCAGCATGAGATGACAGCATTGGAGCAGGAAATGCAGAAATTTAAAGCCAATTTAATGCAAAGGTTTCAAAAAAATCTCGAAACTctccagcaacagcaacaacacAATCCGTCTGTGCCGCAGCAGCCACCACATGTACTTCAGTATGGCGCTAATATGTTGCATGGACACGCCACTCCGTCGATTTCCAAAGATATGAGACCAGTTTCAGGGTCCTCCATACCATCTAATTCAtctgctgccgctgctTTTGTGCCGCACCTGTTTTCAGTGCCTTCTGCCCCAACGGGCGCCATTTTTCAGCAAACAGGACCTTTAATTTCACAGCCGGACCACTTTTCAAGCCCAAGGATAGTTATGATGAACCCATTCGAGACCACTGGTCAGTCTTCCACAGTGAAGCGCAATATGAGTATCCTCATGGACCCTCTCTCATCCGCGCCAAATGTCGGCGGAGTAACAGTGTCTCCATCGCGCCCAATACCGGGGACTTTGGGATCACAGATTCCTCGTAACCCGTCGCCTCTGGTAAACTCATCGAGGCCTCCAAAGCAAGAGCCTCCCCTACACACTAACTACAGTAATCAACAAACACAAATTAATGCTCACACAAAACGCACATCCAGGATCTCTGTGAAAGATGGCACTTTTCTCTTAAAGCCGAATAAGAATAGCACTTTGAGTACCAAGAGAAGCAGTGTCAACAGTGATTGCAGCAGTAGAAGCGACAGTGCTGCTATGCTACCAACAAGTGGAAGCGGATTGGCTACTTCCACTGTTGAAACTGTTGGACCAAGAGATTCTTCCGCTATTGGCTTGCCATTTAGGACTTTCTACAGTCATGGTACGAACGGTGACCAAGCAAAGGAAGACCCAACAAAAAATGAAAACCTGCCGTCCCGCTTAGGTACATATGTGACGTTGCACAATGCAGGCAGTTTTGCTCCACCGCGAAGTACACAAACTTCACCCAAACAGTTCGAGCTCAAGAAATCAAATCTAGAAGCATCAGATCAGACGGAGCCTGCTCAACAAACAATTTTGAGCCCAATGCCTTCGAGATCTGACATACAGAATCGACGGGCCAGCAGTGGGGTCTACTCATTGTTGAATACCGAGGCGGCGTCTCCGCGATCATCAACCGAACTTGATACTAACCCAAAGAAAAAGACCAAACTGTGA
- the RUP1 gene encoding Rup1p (ancestral locus Anc_5.475) yields MNDMDAIRSLMEMGIARDVAEEALKRTDGDVEAAGNLIFSNELPAGISENVGQSAHVELPAAAGDGCRPGDVDAYAVEVPRSESEGWEEIEVEDEYNQDEASLEESCLKSQISVPTVVAPLPPNFLFENYFALFCLFVSNYLPHIVAKPDFKDLNYDKDWYRGNSLRSPDCRVALVSKDDGGEEEAEIVPEGQLSAEEREYTLQPELLWQLQRLSCVVNSRISDRAFVRAKMFAIALEPQVQRKLGDVEHLYEILPSFIKSLTVDLEMCPGFDDNDVRQLFISSAFHTPPNPDLQQEPTTKTWLSLFHFLPEEYDTNLYRMFHILLYPEDTVEDGDEQLPLPAAEENENSLCDIAPVLTIVFDEMEENTDSVPLAEGVEIPLEFYPQLYTKRCKEKLIMDIIAKRKQSQLDSRAILQEIANLKSFQGKDILKFINSSLDYLQKDGKPQDTIDALLSVKDYITEQKTQKMNEYKKLAHRLQTEWNLSRPEIQVIQTAKDLGLIDEPYLLVMAVITPYMYFSRDRNGQWYYVRSRPHEPGNHIRACSSPLEVQDSIKQFTRQPSESPLMFIYCKEGFIPNDETVWKALENNQGCTKFAKEDQLQLNKMRDQSSSSISTTSASAPPAL; encoded by the coding sequence ATGAATGATATGGATGCGATCCGGTCGTTGATGGAGATGGGCATTGCCCGAGATGTTGCCGAGGAGGCGCTGAAGAGGACAGACGGTGATGTGGAGGCGGCTGGGAATCTTATCTTTTCTAATGAGTTGCCCGCTGGGATTTCGGAGAATGTTGGTCAGAGTGCTCATGTGGAACTGCCTGCTGCAGCGGGGGATGGCTGCAGGCCCGGAGATGTGGACGCGTATGCAGTGGAGGTTCCACGGTCCGAGAGCGAAGGTTgggaagagattgaagtGGAAGACGAGTACAATCAGGATGAAGCGTCGTTGGAGGAATCGTGTCTGAAGTCACAGATAAGTGTTCCGACCGTGGTGGCGCCTCTGCCGCCCAATTTCCTCTTTGAGAACTATTTTGCGCTGTTCTGTCTATTTGTGTCGAACTACTTGCCGCATATAGTGGCGAAACCGGActtcaaagatctgaaTTACGACAAGGATTGGTACAGGGGAAACTCGTTGCGGAGCCCTGATTGCAGAGTTGCGTTGGTGAGCAAAGACGACGGCGGTGAGGAGGAAGCGGAGATCGTGCCCGAGGGCCAACTGAGCGCGGAGGAGCGCGAATATACGTTGCAGCCGGAACTGCTTTGGCAGTTGCAAAGATTATCGTGTGTGGTAAATTCCCGAATCTCAGATAGGGCTTTCGTTAGGGCCAAAATGTTTGCGATCGCGCTGGAACCGCAGGTGCAGCGGAAGCTTGGAGATGTTGAGCATCTTTACGAGATACTGCCCTCTTTCATCAAGTCGCTGACTGTGGATCTTGAAATGTGCCCGGGTTTCGACGATAACGATGTGAGGCAGCTGTTTATATCGTCTGCGTTCCATACGCCTCCAAATCCAGACCTTCAACAGGAGCCGACTACTAAGACGTGGCTATCTTTATTCCATTTCTTGCCCGAGGAGTACGATACTAATCTGTATCGGATGTTTCACATTCTGCTCTACCCAGAAGATACCGTTGAGGATGGAGACGAGCAACTCCCACTGCCGGCAGCTGAAGAGAACGAGAACTCACTGTGTGATATTGCGCCAGTGTTAACTATTGTgttcgatgagatggaaGAGAACACAGACTCTGTTCCTCTAGCAGAGGGCGTCGAAATTCCACTAGAGTTTTATCCTCAATTGTATACCAAGCGGTGCAAAGAGAAGCTGATAATGGACATAATTGcgaagaggaagcaaagCCAGCTGGATTCTAGGGCAATACTGCAAGAGATCGCCaatttgaaaagttttcaaggCAAGGATATTCTCAAGTTTATCAACAGCTCGCTAGATTATCTGCAGAAGGATGGTAAACCACAAGATACCATCGATGCTTTGCTCAGCGTCAAGGATTACATAACCGAGCAAAAAACTCAAAAAATGAACGAGTATAAGAAACTGGCACATCGCCTGCAAACAGAATGGAATTTATCACGTCCAGAGATTCAAGTCATACAGACTGCCAAGGACCTCGGGCTCATCGACGAGCCATACCTGCTGGTCATGGCTGTCATAACACCCTACATGTATTTCTCAAGAGACCGTAACGGACAATGGTATTATGTTCGCTCACGCCCACACGAACCAGGAAACCACATCCGCGCATGTTCATCACCATTGGAAGTGCAAGATTCCATCAAGCAATTCACAAGGCAACCCAGCGAATCTCCGCTCATGTTCATATATTGCAAAGAAGGTTTTATACCGAATGATGAGACCGTCTGGAAGGCACTCGAAAACAACCAAGGATGCACCAAATTCGCCAAGGAAGACCAACTGCAACTCAACAAAATGCGTGATCAATCCAGTTCATCGATATCCACCACAAGCGCATCGGCTCCACCAGCTTTATAG
- the SIA1 gene encoding Sia1p (ancestral locus Anc_5.474), with amino-acid sequence MKLRIRRIARTLRRVAILLVLLFFYFARSSFIVHVKNTFYEPTSEEYRYGLIDEVRSIRCYRWYRHCGTLFARQSASSDSVLSWSRISKNLTDESLYSIESTLFYMTFLYVHQWEPSSEKSPITELAISRHSSLIPIQVTQDVQKLIKVSDSSVFHDHIHRQEKNVLNIFGGEQSDLDIVHSLGEDWQYNGGGIWCKRRTDQSPITSLEIYLGSGFHESRPNWKEVIHEYDRSLGSRRLPLSVTREISGPKEKADLLDYNYAGISLNAHGDSSKILQVSDVHFRCSDETAAVLNEFQTKHFISDVITREWPDLVVITGDFLDGQNSLDYQTCIMKLVQPMIRLKIPYVFTLGTSDHSRFATGSQIRDFLSNLPFCINKASSSDGHTVMTASFKTGAGVVVYAFDSFQPIKPFLMEHEAYKHYKYALAFRHLPIPEYRPEGMFPIIGQYNEQSNYKSKLKEEETMHKLLRSFNVKAMSCGHEHSNDCCLQSLGDMWLCYAGSSGVGIDRANGMEPSVRLFKVDDVHGLITSWKRNFRMIDSVYDYQYIFQEK; translated from the coding sequence ATGAAACTACGAATCAGAAGAATAGCAAGAACATTGAGAAGAGTAGCTATTCTTTTGGTGCTTCTTTTTTTCTATTTCGCTAGGTCTTCCTTTATTGTTCATGTTAAGAATACGTTCTATGAACCTACAAGCGAAGAATACCGTTATGGGCTGATTGACGAGGTGAGAAGCATTCGATGCTATCGGTGGTACAGACATTGTGGAACTCTTTTTGCTAGACAAAGCGCTTCCAGCGATAGCGTACTTTCTTGGAGCAGGATCTCGAAGAATCTCACCGATGAGTCGCTCTACTCGATTGAATCAACGCTTTTCTATATGACGTTCTTGTATGTTCATCAATGGGAACCATCAAGTGAAAAGAGCCCTATAACAGAACTTGCTATCTCGAggcattcttctttgatcCCTATTCAAGTGACACAGGACGTAcagaaattgatcaaagtCAGCGATAGTTCTGTCTTTCATGATCATATTCACCGCCAGGAAAAGAATGTTCTGAATATTTTCGGTGGAGAGCAGTCTGATTTGGATATAGTACATTCGTTGGGGGAAGACTGGCAATACAACGGGGGTGGGATCTGGTGCAAACGCCGCACAGACCAAAGTCCTATCACTAGTCTGGAAATTTATCTCGGCTCAGGATTTCACGAATCAAGACCTAATTGGAAAGAAGTTATTCACGAGTACGATAGAAGTCTCGGATCAAGGAGGCTGCCCTTGTCAGTAACCAGGGAAATTAGTGGACCCAAAGAGAAAGCGGATCTTTTGGACTACAATTATGCAGGCATTTCGTTGAACGCCCACGGCGACTCTTCCAAGATACTGCAAGTATCTGACGTTCATTTTCGCTGTTCAGATGAGACTGCCGCGGTTCTTAACGAGTTCCAAACTAAGCACTTCATTTCTGATGTGATCACTCGGGAGTGGCCAGATCTGGTTGTCATCACTGGGGATTTCCTAGACGGTCAGAATTCTCTGGATTATCAGACCTGTATTATGAAACTTGTGCAACCGATGATCAGACTCAAGATACCCTATGTGTTCACCCTGGGAACTTCGGATCATTCCAGATTTGCGACAGGTTCGCAGATACGAGACTTTCTTTCTAATCTACCCTTTTGCATCAATAAAGCATCCTCATCGGATGGACACACAGTCATGACAGCAAGTTTCAAAACGGGTGCTGGTGTTGTTGTTTATGCTTTCGATTCGTTTCAACCGATTAAGCCATTTCTTATGGAGCATGAGGCATACAAGCATTACAAGTACGCGTTGGCGTTTAGACATCTCCCAATACCTGAATACAGACCCGAAGGTATGTTTCCTATTATTGGTCAATACAACGAACAATCAAATTATAAGTCCAAgctgaaggaagaagagacgATGCATAAACTGTTACGGTCATTTAACGTGAAGGCGATGAGTTGCGGGCATGAACACAGCAACGATTGTTGCTTGCAATCACTTGGAGATATGTGGCTATGTTACGCGGGCAGCAGTGGAGTGGGCATTGATAGAGCTAATGGCATGGAGCCGAGTGTACGGCTGTTCAAGGTTGATGACGTACACGGATTGATCACATCCTGGAAACGAAACTTCAGAATGATTGATTCTGTTTACGATTATCAGTacatatttcaagaaaagtaA